A single region of the Ochotona princeps isolate mOchPri1 chromosome 10, mOchPri1.hap1, whole genome shotgun sequence genome encodes:
- the NUCKS1 gene encoding nuclear ubiquitous casein and cyclin-dependent kinase substrate 1 isoform X1, whose amino-acid sequence MSRPVRNRKVVDYSQFQESDDADEDYGRDSGPPAKKIRSSPREAKNKRRSGKNSQEDSEDSEEKDVKTKKDDSPSAEDSEDEKEDHKNVRQQRQAASKAASKQREMLLEDVGSEEEPEEEDEAPFQEKDSGSDEDFLMEDDDDSDYGSSKKKNKKMVKKSKPERKEKKMPKPRLKATVTPSPVKGKGKVGRPTASKASKEKTPSPKEEDEEPESPPEKKTSASPPPEKSGDEGSEDEAQSGED is encoded by the exons ATGAAGATTATGGAAGAGATTCAGGCCCTCCTGCTAAGAAAATTCGGTCATCTCCCCGAGAAGCTAAAAATAAGAGGCGATCTGGAAAGAATTCACAAGAAGATAG TGAGGATTCGGAAGAAAAAGACGTGAAGACCAAGAAGGACGATTCTCCCTCAGCAG AGGACAGTGAAGATGAAAAAGAAGACCACAAAAATGTGCGCCAGCAGCGGCAGGCAGCATCAAAAGCAGCTTCTAAACAGAGAGAGATGCTCCTGGAAGATGTTGGCAGTGAGGAAGAGccagaggaggaagatgaggcaCCATTCCAGGAGA AAGATTCCGGCAGTGATGAAGATTTCCTAATGGAAGACGATGATGATAGTGACTACGGcagttcaaaaaagaaaaacaaaaagatggttaagaaatccaaacctgagagaaaagaaaagaaaatgcccaAACCCAGACTAAAGGCCACAG tgaCACCAAGTCCAGTGAAAGGCAAAGGGAAAGTGGGCCGCCCCACAGCTTCAAAGGCATCAAAGGAAAAGACTCCTTCTCCCAAAGAAGAGGATGAGGAACCAGAAAGCCCCCCTGAGAAGAAAACATCAGCAAGCCCCCCACCCGAGAAGTCAGGGGATGAAGGGTCTGAAGATGAAGCCCAGTCTGGGGAAGATTAA
- the NUCKS1 gene encoding nuclear ubiquitous casein and cyclin-dependent kinase substrate 1 isoform X2, translating into MSRPVRNRKVVDYSQFQESDDADEDYGRDSGPPAKKIRSSPREAKNKRRSGKNSQEDSEDSEEKDVKTKKDDSPSAEDSEDEKEDHKNVRQQRQAASKAASKQREMLLEDVGSEEEPEEEDEAPFQENSGSDEDFLMEDDDDSDYGSSKKKNKKMVKKSKPERKEKKMPKPRLKATVTPSPVKGKGKVGRPTASKASKEKTPSPKEEDEEPESPPEKKTSASPPPEKSGDEGSEDEAQSGED; encoded by the exons ATGAAGATTATGGAAGAGATTCAGGCCCTCCTGCTAAGAAAATTCGGTCATCTCCCCGAGAAGCTAAAAATAAGAGGCGATCTGGAAAGAATTCACAAGAAGATAG TGAGGATTCGGAAGAAAAAGACGTGAAGACCAAGAAGGACGATTCTCCCTCAGCAG AGGACAGTGAAGATGAAAAAGAAGACCACAAAAATGTGCGCCAGCAGCGGCAGGCAGCATCAAAAGCAGCTTCTAAACAGAGAGAGATGCTCCTGGAAGATGTTGGCAGTGAGGAAGAGccagaggaggaagatgaggcaCCATTCCAGGAGA ATTCCGGCAGTGATGAAGATTTCCTAATGGAAGACGATGATGATAGTGACTACGGcagttcaaaaaagaaaaacaaaaagatggttaagaaatccaaacctgagagaaaagaaaagaaaatgcccaAACCCAGACTAAAGGCCACAG tgaCACCAAGTCCAGTGAAAGGCAAAGGGAAAGTGGGCCGCCCCACAGCTTCAAAGGCATCAAAGGAAAAGACTCCTTCTCCCAAAGAAGAGGATGAGGAACCAGAAAGCCCCCCTGAGAAGAAAACATCAGCAAGCCCCCCACCCGAGAAGTCAGGGGATGAAGGGTCTGAAGATGAAGCCCAGTCTGGGGAAGATTAA